In Planococcus shixiaomingii, the DNA window TATAAATTGAACTAATATAACTAAAAAATCCTGAAAGCACCCACTTGGTGCTTTCGGGATTTTTTTAAAAGAACTTTATGCCTTCAAGAAAGTCTCGACGACCCGTTTGGTTGCTTGGCCATCTTCGAGTGATGAGAATTTTTCTTTAAACGCATTCGAACGCGGCGGGGACTGAATCAATTGGCGCATTGCCTGGAAAAGTTCTTCTTCTGTTTGAGCAATCGGGCCTGGTGCTTCGTGTTCGATATCTATGTAGAAGCCTCTTAATGTATCGCGGTATTTCTCCAAATCATACATGAAGAAAATAACTGGGCGATTCAATATGGCATAATCAAAGAAAACAGAAGAGTAGTCCGTAATCATCAAGTCAGAAATCAGGTATAGATCGCGGATATCCGGATAGGCCGAAACATCATAAACCATTCCATCGTAAGCGGAAAAATCGAAGTTTTCGACAACTAAATAATGCATCCGTGACAGCAGTACCCACTCATCTCCAAATTCTTTTTGCCACTCATTCAAATCAAATTGGAATTTAAATTTATATTTCCCTCGCTGGTAAAACTCGTCATCACGCCATGTTGGTGCATATAGCATAACTTTCTTTTCCAAAGGTATTCCTAGTTTTTCTTTAAGGCTGCGAATAAGGCTTTCAGATGGCAGTGCCAAAACATCATTTCGCGGGTATCCCGATTCAATGACTTTTCCCTGAAAAGCAAAAGCCCGCGTCAAAATTTCCGTCGCGTATGCATTCGGCGAAACCAGAAAATCCCATTTACGGGTCTCAGCGATAAAATTCTTTTTATAAGTGTCGGTCTGCGTGCCTGGCATATGGACTTCTTCAATATCCACACCAAGTTTTTTCAGAGGCGTTCCGTGCCAAGTTTGGACATAAACCGTATGTTTCGGTTTTGGCATCCATCCAGGCAAGCGAACATTATTTACCCAATATTTTGCACGGGGGAATGTTTTAAACCACCCCCATGTATACCGGATAACATAAGGAACCTTCAAATCGATAAACATCTGTTCAACAGACGGATCAATGCTCCAAAGCAACTCATAGTCTTTATGATGTTCCTTCATGTATTCATATATCGCACGGGGGTTATCACTATATTGCTTCGCGTGAAAACTTTCAAACATTACCAGCTTTTGTTTTCGGGGCAACTGTCCCATCATAGCAAATAAAACCCGGCGTCTATTTTGTTCATTTGTTTTTTCAATCAAACTTTTTATCACAGCACGGCCTCATTTCTGTATCATTGCACTCTCATTATAACAAACGGAAATTTCTTACAATATACACTCCTTAAAATAGTATCACATCTCGAATCTTTTCACTTCACTACTCCAAAAAGGTTTGAACCACGCGTTTCGTAGCATTTCCATCTTCTAAAGAGGCAAACTTGTTCCTAAAAGCAATAAATTTCGGATCTAATTGAACATCAACATGCATGAGTTTGTGCATCGCTCGAAATAACTCACTTTCGGTTTGTACAATAGGACCAGGCGCGTCTTCTTCCATATTAATATAGAACCCTCTTAATTCATTTCGATATTTTTCCAAGTCGTACATAAAGAAAATAATCGGGCGGTTTAAAATGGCAAAATCAAAAAATACAGATGAATAGTCCGTAATCATCATGTCGGAAACGAGATATAAATCGCGGATATCCGGATAAGCCGAGACATCGTATACAGTTCCAGCATGTGAGGAGAAATCAAAATTCTCCGCCACTAAATAATGCATCCGCGATAAAAGGACCCATTCATCTCCAAATTCCTTTTTCCAATTATCAAGATTAAACTGAAATTGAAATTTGTACTTCCCTTTTTGATAAAATTCATTGTCCCGCCATGTTGGTGCATACAACATGATTTTCTTATGTTCAGGAATCCCTAATTTTTTTTTGATTGCACTGATCATGTTGGGTGATGTGTTGGATAAAACATCATTTCGGGGATATCCAGATTCGATAACTTTGCCTTTAAAATGGAAAGCTCTTTTAAATATCTCGGTAGAATAAGCGTTTGGTGAAACAAGAAAATCCCATTTTGAAGACTCAATGACAAAATTCTTTTTGTAAGTGCTTGTCTTAGTGCCCGGCATGTGGATTTGTTCAATATCGATTCCGAGCTTCTTGAGAGGAGTTCCGTGCCAAGTCTGGACGAAGATCGTATTCTGTGGTTTCGGCATCCACGCAGGTAGCCGAACATTGTTTACCCAATATTTCGCTCGGGGAAACGTCAAAAACCAACGGAACGTAAAACGCCGAACATACGGCACTTGGAAATCTTTGAACAATTTTTCAACTTGGCCATTGATGCTCCAAAGCAATTGATACTCCGGATGGTATTCCCTCATGTATTCATAAATTGCACGAGGGCTGTCACTGTATTGCTTCGCGTGAAAACTTTCAAATATAATCAGCTTCTGTTTTCGCGGCATGCGTCCCATAATTTCAAAGAAAAGACGAATAATGCGCATCACTATTTTGCTATTTTTAAAATTCGAAGCAT includes these proteins:
- a CDS encoding CDP-glycerol glycerophosphotransferase family protein, whose product is MMGQLPRKQKLVMFESFHAKQYSDNPRAIYEYMKEHHKDYELLWSIDPSVEQMFIDLKVPYVIRYTWGWFKTFPRAKYWVNNVRLPGWMPKPKHTVYVQTWHGTPLKKLGVDIEEVHMPGTQTDTYKKNFIAETRKWDFLVSPNAYATEILTRAFAFQGKVIESGYPRNDVLALPSESLIRSLKEKLGIPLEKKVMLYAPTWRDDEFYQRGKYKFKFQFDLNEWQKEFGDEWVLLSRMHYLVVENFDFSAYDGMVYDVSAYPDIRDLYLISDLMITDYSSVFFDYAILNRPVIFFMYDLEKYRDTLRGFYIDIEHEAPGPIAQTEEELFQAMRQLIQSPPRSNAFKEKFSSLEDGQATKRVVETFLKA